CGCACCCACGCTCGACGCCGCGCTCGACCTGGTGTTCTCGGGCGACTCGGGCGTGGTCCCGGATCCCGACGCCGAGCCCGACCCGGGTGCTGAGCCCGACCCGGGCACGGAGCCGGACGACCCGGGCGACGCGGATGCGCGGGCCGCTCTGGCGGATGCGCTCGACCGTGCGCGCCAGGCGATCGAGGACGGGCAGAAGGCGCTCGCCGACGGGGACTTCACTGCCTACGGCGAGGCGCAGGACCGGCTCGACAAGGCGATCCAGGACGCGTTGGACGCGGAGGCCCGGCTCGAGGGTGCCGCAGCGCCGGCCGACCCCGAGCCCGGGGCGACGTCGACGCCGGACGCCGAGTCCTGACACCGATGTCCCGCGCCGGCTCCTGACCCGGCGGCTCCCGGCCCCGTCCACCCACGGTGGGCGGGGCCGAGCCGTGCCCGGGACCTTCGTCGTCCTGGGTGCGCTAATGGGAACTGCTATCGTTATCGAGCGCGGTGCAGGGTGCGCCGCGCGGAGAGTGGGTAGGTCCAGCATGCGTGCGCGTCAGATCGTCGTCCCCGGGCTCGCGCTCGTCCTGGTCGCCTCGCTCGGCGCGTGCTCGTCGGGCGACGCGGACGACAGGTCCGACGACGCGCGGCCGTCCGTGGTCGCCTCGACCGACGTGTGGGGTGACGTCGTCGCGCAGGTCGGCGGCGACCTCGTGGACGTGACGTCGATCATCGACGACCCGTCGGCCGACCCGCACTCGTTCGAGGGCAACGCCCGCGTGCAGCTCGCGCTGTCGCGTGCCGACCTCGTGGTGGTCAACGGCGGGGGGTACGACGACTTCGCGAGCACGATGGTCGGCGCGCTCGACCACGCACCGCTCGTGCTGGACGCGGTCGAGATCTCGGGCCTGACCGCACCGGCCGGGGGCGAGCTCAACGAGCACGTCTGGTACGACCTGGACGCGGTCGGCACGGTCGCGCAGCGGGTCGCCGACGAGCTGGCGCAGGTGGACCCGGACCACGCCGAGCAGTACGCCGCCCAGGCGGACGCGTTCGCCGGCGAGCTGGACGGGCTGCGGGCCCAGGCGGACGAGATCGCCGCGGCGCACGCGGGTGAGGGGTTCGCGGTCACCGAGCCGGTGCCGGTCTACCTGGCCGCGGCCGCGGGGCTCGAGGACCGCACGCCGCCGGAGTTCGCCGAGGCGATCGAGGAGGAGGTCGACGTGCCGCCGGCGGTCATGGAGCAGATGCTCGACCTCGTGGCGTCGACCGACATGGCCGTCCTCGTGTACAACGAGCAGACGACCGGCCCCCAGACCGATCAGGTGCTCTCCGCGGCGCGCGCCGCGGACCTGCCCGTGGTGCCGGTGACCGAGACGCTGCCCGAGGGTGAGGACTACGTGTCGTGGATGGCCGGGAACCTCGAGGCGCTCGCGCAGGCGCTCGCGTGAGCGGTGCGGTGCCGCCGCTCGAGCTGGTCGGCGGTCGGCTCGCCTACGGACCCCGCACGCTGTGGGAGGGCCTGGACCTGCGGATCGAGCCCGGTGAGTTCGTCACCGTGCTGGGCCCGAACGGTTCGGGCAAGACGAGCCTGCTGCGCGCGGTCCTGGGCCTGACGCCGTTGACCGGCGGACGCCTCACCATCCAGGGCGCACCCCCGCGGCGCGGCAGCAGGCACGTGGGCTACATCCCGCAGCAGCGCCTGGTGGACCCCTCGGCGCCGGTCCGGGCGCGCGACCTGGTGCGCCTGGGCCTCGACGGCGACCGGTGGGGGATCGGGGGACGTGGGCCGCGCGGGCGCGTGGACGCGCTTCTCGCCGCCGTGGGGGCGAGCGCATACGCCGACGTGCCGCTGGGCATGCTCTCCGGAGGTGAGCAGCAGCGGGTGCGGATCGCGCAGGCGCTCGGCACCGAGCCCGCGCTGCTGCTGTGCGACGAGCCGCTGCTGTCGCTGGACCTGCGGCACCAGCACGAGGTCACGGCGCTCATCGACCAGATGCGGCGCACCCGCGGCACGGCCGTGGTGTTCGTGACGCACGAGATCAACCCCGTCCTGCCGTACACCGACCGGGTGCTCTACCTGGCGCCGGCCGGCCACGCGGTGGGCGCGCCCGACGACGTGCTCACGTCCGAGCGGCTGACCGCGCTGTACGGGACGCCGGTCGAGGTGCTCCGCGCGTCGGGGCGCATCGTCATCGTGGGCGGCGACGACGCGCACGCCCACCACGTCGAGGAGGCCGCCGAGTGAGCGCCCTGCACACCGCGGTCGCCGACGACTGGTGGACCCGCGTGTTCGACTTCAGCGACTACGGCTCGCTGCTGGCACTCGTGCAC
The Cellulomonas gilvus ATCC 13127 DNA segment above includes these coding regions:
- a CDS encoding metal ABC transporter solute-binding protein, Zn/Mn family yields the protein MRARQIVVPGLALVLVASLGACSSGDADDRSDDARPSVVASTDVWGDVVAQVGGDLVDVTSIIDDPSADPHSFEGNARVQLALSRADLVVVNGGGYDDFASTMVGALDHAPLVLDAVEISGLTAPAGGELNEHVWYDLDAVGTVAQRVADELAQVDPDHAEQYAAQADAFAGELDGLRAQADEIAAAHAGEGFAVTEPVPVYLAAAAGLEDRTPPEFAEAIEEEVDVPPAVMEQMLDLVASTDMAVLVYNEQTTGPQTDQVLSAARAADLPVVPVTETLPEGEDYVSWMAGNLEALAQALA
- a CDS encoding metal ABC transporter ATP-binding protein, with the translated sequence MSGAVPPLELVGGRLAYGPRTLWEGLDLRIEPGEFVTVLGPNGSGKTSLLRAVLGLTPLTGGRLTIQGAPPRRGSRHVGYIPQQRLVDPSAPVRARDLVRLGLDGDRWGIGGRGPRGRVDALLAAVGASAYADVPLGMLSGGEQQRVRIAQALGTEPALLLCDEPLLSLDLRHQHEVTALIDQMRRTRGTAVVFVTHEINPVLPYTDRVLYLAPAGHAVGAPDDVLTSERLTALYGTPVEVLRASGRIVIVGGDDAHAHHVEEAAE